GACCAGTGGGCCAACGTTCGGCCGGTCACATTCCTCCCGGGCGTGGTGTCTCCCCTGCGCAAGGCGGACGACACCGAACTCGACTGGGTCGTGATCCGCGAGAACAGCGAGGGCGAGTACGCCGGTTTGGGCGGTCGAAACCTCAGCGCACGCGGTCCCGGGAACGAGGTGGCGCTGCAGACGGCGCTGTTCACCGACAAGGGCTGTGAACGGATCATGCGATTCGCTTTCGACATGGCCCGCACCCGAACGGTCAAGAAGGTGACCAGCGTGACCAAGTCCAACGCCCAGCAGTTCGGCATGGTGTTGTGGGACGAGGTCTTCGAACGGGTCGCCAAGGACTATCCCGACGTCGAGTCCGACAGTGTGCTGGTCGACGCGATGAGCGCGAAGTTCGTCCTGCACCCCGAGGACCTGTCCGTCGTTGTGGCGTCTAACCTCAACGCCGACATCCTCTCCGATCTCGGGTCGGCGTTGGCCGGCAGTCTCGGGATCGCCTCGAGCGCCAACCTCAACCCGGAACGACGCTTCCCCAGCATGTTCGAGCCGGTACACGGGTCGGCGCCCGACATCGCCGGTCAGGGCATCAGCAATCCGATCGGTGCGATTGCCAGTGGGGCTCTGATGTTGGATCACTTCGGACTGCACGATGAGGCTCGTCGTGTCGAGGCGGCGATCGAATCCACTACCGCCGCAGGCGTCCTCACCCGCGACATCGGCGGATCGTCGAGCACCGACGAGGTCACCGAGGCCATTATCGCCGCGTTGAGCCGCAGCTTGACGTCGGCGTGACGGAGACGTCGGCGCAACGATGACCGCCTAGGAGGACAGATGACTGCAGGAGAAGTAAGCCGGACCGACGTGGACAAGGCGTTGCTGGGCAGCGCCACCTACCGCAGCCTCGGTGAACAACAGCTCTCACCCGCCGAGGAGCGGTTCGAGAAGGGCCGCCGCACAATCGGCTTGTTCCTCGCCCCGGTGTTGACCATCGCCTTCCTGGCGTTGCCGCTGGGCATGGAACCACAGCAGCAGACGCTGGCCGGTGTCCTGCTCGGCGTCATCGTCCTGTGGATCAGCGAAGCGGTACCCATCCCGATCGGCGGTCTCCTCGGCGTCGCCGTGGTGGTGTTCCTGGGTGTCGCACCTGCC
Above is a window of Mycolicibacterium baixiangningiae DNA encoding:
- a CDS encoding tartrate dehydrogenase, whose translation is MTDRTFTIAAIPADGVGKEVVAAGRRVLDTLAAQSENRFAFEWTEFPYGCGYYEQTGKMMADDGLEQLKNFDAIYFGAVGWRNVPDHISLWGLRLNITQNFDQWANVRPVTFLPGVVSPLRKADDTELDWVVIRENSEGEYAGLGGRNLSARGPGNEVALQTALFTDKGCERIMRFAFDMARTRTVKKVTSVTKSNAQQFGMVLWDEVFERVAKDYPDVESDSVLVDAMSAKFVLHPEDLSVVVASNLNADILSDLGSALAGSLGIASSANLNPERRFPSMFEPVHGSAPDIAGQGISNPIGAIASGALMLDHFGLHDEARRVEAAIESTTAAGVLTRDIGGSSSTDEVTEAIIAALSRSLTSA